In one window of Streptomyces sp. FXJ1.172 DNA:
- a CDS encoding acetyl-CoA C-acetyltransferase, translating into MAEAYVVEAVRTPVGRRGGGLSAVHPADLGAHVLTALVQRAGIDPAAVEDVVFGCLDAVGPQAGDIARTCWLAAGLPEEVPGVTVDRQCGSSQQAVHFAAQAVLSGTQDLVIAGGVQNMSQIPIAFASRQAAAPLGLTDGPFLGSIGWRARYGDQPVNQFAGAEMIAAKWGISREDQEEFALRSHRRALRALDTGRFERETVPCGEAAVDEGPRRDTSLEKMATLKPVLDGGTITAACSSQVSDGAAAMLLASERAVRDHGLRPRARVHHLSVRGEDPIRMLSAPIPATAHALRKTGLTIDAIDLVEINEAFAPVVLAWLKETGADPGKVNVNGGAIALGHPLGATGVRLMTTLLHELERTGGRYGLQTMCEGGGQANVTIIERL; encoded by the coding sequence ATGGCCGAGGCCTATGTCGTCGAAGCGGTCCGCACGCCCGTCGGGCGGCGCGGGGGAGGGCTCAGCGCGGTCCACCCGGCCGACCTGGGCGCGCATGTGCTGACCGCGCTGGTGCAGCGGGCCGGGATCGACCCGGCCGCCGTGGAGGACGTGGTCTTCGGCTGCCTGGACGCGGTCGGGCCGCAGGCCGGGGACATCGCCCGCACCTGCTGGCTGGCCGCGGGCCTGCCCGAGGAGGTGCCGGGCGTGACCGTCGACCGGCAGTGCGGCTCCTCCCAGCAGGCCGTGCACTTCGCGGCGCAGGCCGTGCTCTCCGGCACCCAGGACCTGGTGATCGCCGGCGGTGTGCAGAACATGTCCCAGATCCCCATCGCCTTCGCCTCCCGGCAGGCTGCCGCCCCCCTCGGCCTGACCGACGGACCCTTCCTCGGCAGCATCGGCTGGCGCGCCCGCTACGGCGACCAGCCCGTCAACCAGTTCGCCGGCGCCGAGATGATCGCCGCCAAGTGGGGCATCAGCCGGGAGGACCAGGAGGAGTTCGCCCTGCGCTCGCACCGGCGTGCCCTGCGGGCCCTCGACACCGGCCGTTTCGAGCGCGAGACCGTCCCCTGCGGCGAGGCCGCCGTCGACGAGGGCCCCCGCCGCGACACCTCGCTGGAGAAGATGGCCACGCTGAAACCCGTCCTCGACGGCGGCACCATCACCGCCGCCTGCTCCTCCCAGGTCTCCGACGGCGCCGCGGCCATGCTGCTCGCCTCGGAGCGGGCCGTACGCGACCACGGACTGCGCCCCCGCGCCCGCGTCCACCACCTCTCCGTGCGCGGCGAGGACCCCATCCGCATGCTCTCCGCGCCCATCCCGGCCACCGCACACGCCCTGAGGAAGACCGGCCTGACCATCGATGCCATCGACCTCGTGGAGATCAACGAGGCCTTCGCGCCGGTCGTCCTGGCCTGGCTGAAGGAGACCGGCGCCGACCCCGGCAAGGTCAACGTCAACGGTGGCGCGATCGCCCTCGGCCACCCCCTGGGCGCGACCGGCGTCCGCCTGATGACGACCCTCCTGCACGAACTGGAGCGCACCGGCGGCCGCTACGGCCTCCAGACGATGTGCGAGGGCGGCGGTCAGGCCAACGTGACGATCATCGAGCGTCTCTGA
- a CDS encoding NAD(P)H-dependent flavin oxidoreductase: protein METALTRLVGTRQPIVQTGMGWVAGPRLVSAAANAGALGILASATMTPDRLREAIREVRSRTDAPFGVNLRADAGDAADRVEIMLAEGVRVASFALAPSPGLIARLKEEGVVVIPSVGARRHAEKVAAWGADAVIVQGGEGGGHTGEVATSVLLPQVVDAVDIPVVAAGGFFDGRGLVTALAFGAAGVAMGTRFLLTSDSTVPDAVKARYLAATVRDVTVTRAVDGLPHRMLRTDLVDALERSGRIRVLAHAVRKAAGFRRLSGLSWRAMVRDGLAMKRGKELTWSQVLLAANTPMLLKSAMVDGRTDLGVMASGQVAGVIDDLPSCAELVERIVKEAEEVLTHLAGLRDAR, encoded by the coding sequence ATGGAGACGGCGCTGACCCGGCTGGTCGGCACGCGGCAGCCGATCGTGCAGACGGGGATGGGCTGGGTGGCCGGCCCACGGCTGGTCTCGGCGGCGGCGAACGCGGGGGCGCTCGGCATCCTGGCCTCCGCGACGATGACACCGGACCGGCTGCGCGAGGCGATACGGGAGGTGCGTTCGCGCACCGACGCGCCGTTCGGAGTGAACCTGCGCGCCGACGCGGGCGACGCGGCCGACCGGGTGGAGATCATGCTGGCGGAGGGCGTCCGCGTGGCCAGCTTCGCGCTTGCCCCCTCGCCCGGGCTGATCGCCCGGCTCAAGGAGGAGGGTGTGGTCGTCATCCCGTCCGTCGGGGCGCGCAGACATGCCGAGAAGGTGGCCGCGTGGGGCGCGGACGCGGTGATCGTGCAGGGCGGCGAGGGCGGCGGGCACACCGGCGAGGTGGCGACGAGCGTGCTGCTGCCGCAGGTGGTGGACGCGGTGGACATACCGGTGGTGGCGGCGGGCGGGTTCTTCGACGGGCGCGGTCTGGTGACGGCGCTGGCGTTCGGGGCGGCCGGAGTGGCGATGGGCACGCGGTTCCTGCTCACTTCCGACTCGACCGTGCCGGACGCGGTGAAGGCCCGGTATCTGGCCGCGACGGTCCGGGATGTCACAGTCACCCGGGCGGTGGACGGCCTGCCGCACCGGATGCTGCGCACGGACCTGGTCGACGCGCTGGAGCGGTCGGGCCGGATCCGGGTCCTGGCCCACGCGGTGCGGAAGGCGGCCGGATTCCGGCGGCTGTCGGGGCTCAGCTGGCGGGCGATGGTCCGGGACGGCCTGGCCATGAAGCGCGGAAAGGAGCTGACCTGGAGCCAGGTGCTGCTGGCGGCGAACACGCCGATGCTGCTGAAGTCCGCGATGGTGGACGGTCGTACGGATCTCGGGGTGATGGCGTCCGGACAGGTCGCCGGGGTGATCGACGACCTGCCGTCGTGCGCGGAGCTGGTGGAACGGATCGTGAAGGAGGCGGAGGAGGTGCTGACCCACCTGGCGGGACTCAGAGACGCTCGATGA